The proteins below come from a single Chitinophaga pinensis DSM 2588 genomic window:
- a CDS encoding lantibiotic dehydratase, with amino-acid sequence MSTPYSFDNRLVLRTPRFPLMQIPTNDQLPALLHDNAFLEAIYLASPVLYSECIKWREGGITNKKDIDKLTRSLTKYVIRMSRRCTPFGLFSGCAVTAWSEQPTAVTVSGTTFSRHTRLDMHYLCALSQQLATMPGVKEYLLYMPNSSVYTIGDELRYVEYLYVGGTRLHQISAVSASEYLDKMVTAAYNGATIGQLCNWLADDNIAEEDARIFIDELIAAQILVCEIEPAITGKEFLQQVIEVLQRIELLDPAVVKDLLTVLSKVATLLEQLDDTATNSIERYREIMQLLDMLEVAYDESKLFQTDVVKHVSGNGINIDVQNQLQNALNVMNKLSEYKANPHLETFMQRFRERYEEQEMPLLEVLDGETGIGYVDSSSTNIAPLLDDISMPGKMNEVRFSWGALEQLLSGKLVDMYAEGRQSIEINEEDLKDFTANWHDLPPSFSVMFRIVDEKDNAIYLESAGGSSAANLLGRFAYADNAINRLVCDITEKEQAMDPEVVYAEIIHLPESRTGNILLHPVFRGYEIPYLAKSSLDKEQQIDLQDLYISVRNNRVVMRSRRLGKQVIPRLSTAHNYTNNSLPVYRFLCDLQLQDKRGGMSFHWGALESKYRFFPRVTCRNTILHLARWTFAQKDIAQLLNESGMELTAALQAFRERWKLPQTIVLADGDNELMIDFSCHSMVSAWLSTVKGRQTFELRESLNNQQCITDENGAPYVNQLVATLGKDTASYAHLKTAAPQQMASEPAQRDFTPGSDWLYYKLYCGVKSADKILLNALRPLGAELVDAGLTDKWFFVRFNDPDFHLRVRFHLTDVSKIGEVTAKILASLQPFTAAGYIWKVQLDTYSREITRYGANAIEQAETLFYHDSVAFAELLHNTWGDQREEIRWLWSLRAVDELLDCFMFSLHEKHTLLSGLRDDFRAEFNWSKEMKQQLDNKYRNNRQAIASFMERNASQSDSLQPLMKILREKSLNIAGVAHDILMMESAGKLEICIRDLLRSYIHMMINRTTITYSRKQEMVMYDFLARYYQSALARTKTIAWEE; translated from the coding sequence ATGAGCACTCCTTACTCTTTTGATAATCGCCTTGTACTAAGAACGCCGAGATTCCCGCTAATGCAAATTCCCACCAATGATCAACTGCCAGCTTTACTGCATGATAACGCATTCCTTGAAGCAATCTATCTCGCTTCACCTGTTTTATACAGCGAATGTATCAAATGGAGAGAAGGAGGTATCACCAATAAAAAAGATATTGATAAACTGACCCGCTCACTCACCAAATATGTAATCCGTATGAGCAGACGTTGTACTCCATTCGGATTATTCTCCGGTTGCGCCGTTACTGCATGGAGTGAGCAACCTACAGCGGTGACTGTCAGCGGTACAACTTTCAGCCGCCATACCCGTCTGGATATGCATTACCTTTGCGCGCTGTCACAACAACTGGCCACCATGCCGGGTGTGAAGGAATACCTGCTCTATATGCCTAATAGCAGCGTGTATACGATCGGTGATGAACTCCGCTATGTAGAATACCTGTATGTAGGCGGTACACGTCTGCATCAGATCAGCGCAGTCAGCGCCTCTGAATACCTGGATAAAATGGTAACGGCCGCTTATAACGGCGCTACCATTGGTCAACTGTGTAACTGGCTGGCAGATGATAATATCGCGGAAGAAGATGCCAGGATCTTCATCGACGAACTGATAGCAGCACAGATACTCGTGTGTGAAATTGAACCTGCCATCACCGGAAAAGAATTTTTACAACAGGTGATTGAAGTACTGCAAAGAATTGAACTGCTGGACCCCGCTGTAGTAAAAGACCTGCTCACCGTATTAAGTAAAGTAGCCACCCTGTTAGAACAACTGGATGATACCGCTACCAATAGTATCGAACGCTACCGCGAGATCATGCAATTGCTCGATATGCTGGAAGTCGCATACGATGAAAGCAAACTGTTTCAGACAGACGTAGTGAAACATGTGTCCGGCAATGGCATTAATATAGACGTACAGAATCAGTTGCAGAATGCGCTGAACGTCATGAACAAACTCAGCGAATACAAGGCAAACCCACACCTGGAAACATTTATGCAGCGTTTCCGCGAACGTTATGAAGAACAGGAAATGCCCCTCCTGGAAGTACTGGATGGTGAAACCGGTATCGGTTATGTAGACAGCAGCAGTACAAACATTGCACCCCTGCTGGATGATATTAGTATGCCAGGTAAAATGAATGAAGTACGTTTCTCCTGGGGCGCCCTGGAACAGCTGTTGAGCGGTAAACTGGTAGACATGTACGCAGAAGGTCGTCAGTCCATCGAAATCAATGAGGAAGACCTGAAAGACTTTACGGCAAACTGGCATGACCTGCCGCCATCCTTCTCCGTTATGTTCCGGATCGTTGATGAAAAAGACAATGCTATCTATCTGGAAAGCGCGGGTGGATCCAGCGCTGCCAACCTGCTCGGACGTTTTGCTTATGCTGACAATGCGATTAACAGACTGGTATGCGATATCACCGAAAAAGAGCAGGCCATGGATCCGGAAGTGGTGTATGCAGAGATCATTCACCTGCCGGAAAGCCGTACAGGTAATATATTATTGCATCCTGTATTCAGAGGATACGAAATTCCCTACCTGGCAAAATCTTCCCTCGACAAAGAACAACAGATCGACTTACAGGACCTCTATATCTCCGTTCGTAATAACCGCGTAGTAATGCGTTCCCGCCGCCTGGGCAAACAGGTAATCCCGCGCCTGAGTACCGCGCATAATTATACCAATAACTCGCTGCCTGTATATCGCTTCCTGTGCGACTTACAACTACAGGATAAAAGAGGCGGTATGTCTTTTCACTGGGGCGCCCTGGAATCCAAATACCGTTTCTTCCCGAGAGTGACCTGCCGCAACACGATCCTGCACCTGGCCAGATGGACTTTCGCACAGAAAGACATTGCACAGTTGCTGAATGAGAGCGGAATGGAGCTGACTGCAGCATTGCAGGCGTTCAGGGAACGTTGGAAATTGCCACAGACAATAGTACTGGCGGATGGTGATAACGAACTGATGATAGATTTCTCCTGTCACAGTATGGTGAGTGCCTGGCTGAGTACTGTAAAAGGCAGACAGACATTTGAACTGCGCGAATCCCTGAACAATCAGCAGTGCATTACCGATGAAAACGGAGCACCCTATGTGAATCAGTTGGTGGCTACCCTTGGAAAGGATACCGCGTCTTATGCACACCTCAAAACAGCCGCACCGCAACAAATGGCGAGCGAGCCTGCACAGCGGGACTTTACCCCGGGAAGCGACTGGTTGTACTATAAACTGTATTGCGGCGTAAAATCAGCCGATAAGATACTGTTAAACGCACTCAGACCTCTGGGCGCAGAACTGGTAGATGCCGGTCTGACGGATAAATGGTTCTTCGTCAGATTCAACGATCCTGATTTCCATCTGCGTGTACGCTTCCACCTTACTGATGTGAGTAAGATAGGGGAGGTGACGGCAAAGATACTTGCCAGTCTGCAGCCATTTACCGCAGCAGGCTATATCTGGAAGGTGCAGCTGGATACCTATTCCCGTGAGATCACCCGTTATGGCGCCAATGCCATAGAGCAGGCAGAAACCTTGTTCTATCATGACAGCGTAGCCTTCGCAGAATTGCTGCACAATACCTGGGGCGACCAGCGGGAAGAAATCAGATGGCTCTGGAGTCTCCGTGCGGTAGATGAACTGCTGGACTGTTTTATGTTCTCCCTGCACGAAAAACATACCCTGCTGAGCGGCCTGCGGGACGATTTCCGGGCAGAGTTTAACTGGAGCAAGGAAATGAAGCAGCAACTGGATAATAAATACAGGAATAACAGGCAGGCGATTGCCAGCTTTATGGAACGGAATGCCAGTCAGTCGGATAGTCTGCAACCCCTCATGAAGATCCTGCGGGAAAAGTCCCTGAATATCGCCGGCGTAGCCCATGATATCCTGATGATGGAGAGTGCCGGTAAACTGGAAATATGTATCAGAGACCTGCTACGTAGTTATATTCATATGATGATCAACCGTACTACGATTACCTATTCCCGTAAGCAGGAAATGGTGATGTATGACTTCCTGGCCCGTTATTATCAGTCAGCCCTGGCCCGTACAAAGACCATTGCCTGGGAGGAATAA
- a CDS encoding outer membrane beta-barrel family protein — protein sequence MKYKALYVITTTLCLSQQAVEAQQADTLRRHDLQAFTVNAAAPVVTMKTGKILLNIADSKIAVGGDALQVLTLAPGVIERGNGQYELYGKKVTVLVDGKDSRLSGDALKGWLSALPAGSIEKVELITNPSARYDAAGAAVINFITVKNKRYGLNGVLTAGIGMGRYGRHNGGLALNYRNEKLNVYGNYDYLYNKQYYDLCSDRYADNKTTIAQHSYETRIRYNHSFKGGIDFDVNKRSSTGIMFKGLLIYRDRVMDTRSEKEDALSVVATTGHLRVLNPAVNAWYKVNLDTMGRQLTVNADYFNYNKAWRDDYTTNYFETNNHTLQNPWLLRDNSPSDNTIQSLALDYSQPLWKGKLEAGIKTTATLTDNNVLWEQQTGKTWQTDSGKTNHFIYKENIHAGYLDYQRTMKQWELRAGLRAEQATMQGESVTLRQISKRSQFNIFPSFSLVYGQSGNHQYGFAYRKNIERFSFSIVNPFLTYVSQYFYYQGNPDIRPSIGHTFEVSYTYRNELYATLGYQHYAQVLTDVYRKDTGNVVISTFDNLKGASTASASLSWSKGLLGNKWQTTNAATLTYTRYAEINTAGAGMYASSANTFALPGGFSGELSANWYSPVKWATYRMKARYSVNAGISKSILHKAGRLTFNVTDIFNTFNAAYDVASFGVISTHVDKIESRFIKLVFSYKFGNQQVKAAVNRKTGIEKELRRIGG from the coding sequence ATGAAATACAAAGCCCTCTATGTGATCACCACCACCCTATGCCTGAGCCAGCAGGCAGTTGAAGCGCAGCAGGCTGATACATTACGCAGACACGATCTGCAGGCCTTTACAGTAAACGCCGCTGCTCCGGTAGTGACAATGAAAACCGGGAAAATATTATTAAACATCGCAGACAGTAAGATCGCTGTCGGCGGTGATGCACTACAGGTGCTGACACTCGCGCCTGGTGTTATTGAAAGGGGAAATGGACAATATGAGTTGTACGGAAAAAAAGTAACTGTGTTGGTAGATGGAAAAGACAGCCGCTTATCCGGGGATGCATTGAAAGGTTGGCTGAGCGCATTGCCGGCAGGTAGCATAGAGAAAGTAGAACTGATTACGAATCCTTCTGCCCGCTATGATGCAGCAGGAGCAGCCGTAATAAACTTTATCACTGTGAAAAATAAACGGTACGGGCTCAACGGGGTACTGACCGCAGGTATAGGAATGGGGAGATATGGGAGACATAACGGGGGACTGGCGCTGAACTACCGCAATGAAAAACTGAACGTATATGGTAATTATGACTATCTATATAATAAGCAATATTACGATTTATGTTCAGACCGCTATGCTGATAATAAAACAACGATTGCTCAGCATAGTTATGAAACAAGGATACGCTATAATCATTCTTTCAAAGGAGGAATAGATTTTGATGTCAATAAGCGCAGCAGCACCGGAATCATGTTCAAAGGACTGCTGATCTACAGAGATCGTGTAATGGATACACGGTCAGAAAAAGAGGATGCATTATCCGTTGTAGCCACCACTGGTCATCTTCGTGTGTTAAATCCTGCTGTGAACGCCTGGTATAAAGTAAATCTGGATACCATGGGCAGACAGCTAACTGTGAATGCCGACTATTTTAACTACAACAAAGCGTGGAGAGATGACTACACCACAAACTATTTCGAAACAAATAATCACACTTTACAAAATCCCTGGCTGTTGAGGGATAATTCACCTTCAGACAACACAATTCAATCGCTGGCGTTAGATTATTCACAGCCACTCTGGAAAGGAAAACTCGAAGCAGGCATTAAAACAACCGCCACGCTGACAGATAATAATGTACTATGGGAACAACAAACCGGAAAAACATGGCAGACAGATAGCGGAAAAACAAATCATTTTATTTATAAGGAAAATATTCACGCAGGATACCTCGATTACCAGCGCACGATGAAGCAATGGGAGCTGAGAGCCGGACTGCGTGCAGAACAAGCCACTATGCAGGGCGAATCTGTAACATTGCGTCAGATCAGTAAACGCAGTCAGTTTAATATTTTTCCATCATTTTCATTGGTGTATGGACAGTCCGGAAATCACCAGTATGGTTTTGCTTACAGAAAGAATATAGAACGCTTCAGCTTTAGCATTGTCAATCCGTTCCTGACTTACGTCAGCCAGTATTTCTACTATCAGGGCAATCCTGATATCAGACCTTCTATTGGCCATACATTTGAAGTGTCTTATACTTACCGGAATGAATTATATGCTACACTGGGCTATCAACATTATGCACAGGTACTGACAGACGTATACAGAAAAGATACCGGTAATGTGGTGATCAGCACCTTCGACAACCTGAAAGGCGCATCCACTGCAAGCGCAAGCCTCAGCTGGTCAAAAGGATTGCTGGGTAACAAATGGCAGACCACCAACGCCGCAACACTGACATATACCCGCTATGCAGAAATTAACACTGCCGGTGCAGGCATGTATGCCAGCTCTGCCAATACATTTGCATTGCCGGGTGGATTTTCCGGAGAATTAAGCGCCAACTGGTATTCCCCGGTAAAATGGGCCACATACCGCATGAAAGCCCGCTATTCAGTAAATGCAGGAATCAGTAAAAGTATATTGCATAAAGCAGGGAGATTAACATTTAACGTAACAGACATCTTCAATACATTCAATGCCGCATATGATGTGGCCTCCTTCGGAGTCATCTCGACGCATGTCGATAAAATAGAGTCACGTTTTATTAAGCTGGTATTCAGTTACAAGTTCGGGAACCAGCAAGTAAAAGCAGCCGTAAACCGTAAAACAGGTATCGAAAAAGAGCTGCGTAGAATAGGTGGTTGA